The Halobacillus amylolyticus nucleotide sequence TTTAGCAACCTATATATTTCCGGAGAGTGGCGAGAAGGAACGAGTGATAGAACCGTTACGGATATCAATCCCTATACACGAGAGACGATTGTTGAGATTCAAGGGGGAACAGCTGAAGATCTAAATGAAGCTTATGAATCCGCACAAAAAGTTCAAAAAGAATGGGCACAAGCATTACCACAGGCTAGGCAAAAAATTCTCGAGAAAGCGGCAAATCTGATGCTCGAGAATCAGGAAGAGATTATTAACTGGTTAGTTAAAGAGTCTGGCAGTACAAGGATTAAATCGATGGTCGAATTTCAAGCGGCGTATAGCGACATTAGAGAAGCGGCCGGTTATCCATTGCGTATGACAGGATTGATTGCCCCCTCTAAAACAGCTGGGAAAGAAAACCGGGTGTATCGCGGGCCCCTTGGGGTTATCGGTGTCATTAGCCCGTGGAATTTCCCATTGCATTTGACCATGCGGTCTGTCGCGGCGGCTATAGCAACGGGTAACGGCGTTGTGATCAAACCAGCGACTGAAACACCTGTCACCGGCGGGCTATTAATTGCTAAATTGTTTGAAGAGGCAGGACTACCCGGCGGTTTGCTTAATGTTGTCGTTGGTCGGGGGTCTGAAATTGGCGACCATATGGTGACGCATCCGATTCCATCGTTTATTTCCTTTACTGGTTCAACAGACGTCGGCCGTCATATTGGAGAATTAGCTGGCCGAACCTTAAAGAAAACAGCACTGGAACTTGGTGGAAACAATGTCTTCATCATGCTTGAAAATGCGAAAATTGAAGAAGCGGTGGAATCAGCCGTTTTCGGCAAGTTTTTGCACCAAGGGCAGGTGTGTATCGCCGCCAACCGCATTCTAGTTCCCGAATCAAGGTATGATGAGTTTGTTGAGGCCTTCAAAAATAAAGTAAGTAACCTTAAAGTCGGCGATCCAGATGATGC carries:
- a CDS encoding aldehyde dehydrogenase family protein codes for the protein MFSDFSNLYISGEWREGTSDRTVTDINPYTRETIVEIQGGTAEDLNEAYESAQKVQKEWAQALPQARQKILEKAANLMLENQEEIINWLVKESGSTRIKSMVEFQAAYSDIREAAGYPLRMTGLIAPSKTAGKENRVYRGPLGVIGVISPWNFPLHLTMRSVAAAIATGNGVVIKPATETPVTGGLLIAKLFEEAGLPGGLLNVVVGRGSEIGDHMVTHPIPSFISFTGSTDVGRHIGELAGRTLKKTALELGGNNVFIMLENAKIEEAVESAVFGKFLHQGQVCIAANRILVPESRYDEFVEAFKNKVSNLKVGDPDDAKTNVGPVINSGQLKGILEDLESSINQGAHKVLGGDVNGNILEPTVLVNVTNDMPIAKNEIFGPVAPIISYKDEDEAVDIANDSPYGLSGAVHSGSLEHGVNIARRLHTGMVHVNDQSINDESHVPFGGEKESGLGRFNGDWILEEFTTVQWVSVQHEKRDYGPYFD